The genomic window CTGGTCTATTACAAGTGCTTGTGCGCTCTGGAAAATTTGAATTGCCGGCAGGCATTAGCTATTATACGATTTTAACAACGCATGGCGTATTGCTTGGACTCGTTTTAACTACATTTTTCATTATCGGTTTCCAATTTGCTGCTGTAAGTCGTACTGCCGGAACGCTTTCTGACCGCGTGCGGTTTTGGGGTTGGATCGGTTTTTGGCTCATGACAATCGGTACAGCGATTACTGCCTTTTACATTTTAATCGGTGAAGCTTCTGTTTTATATACATTTTATGCCCCACTACAAGCACATGCAGGTTTTTATATCGGTTTAACGCTTGTTGTGGTCGGTAGCTGGATTAGCGGTTTTGCTATGTTCGCTCATTATGCAAAATGGAAAAAAGCTCATCCGGGTCAAGTCAGTCCGTTGCTTACATTTATGTCTGTTGTCAACATGGTATTATGGCTCGTTTGTTCGCTCGGTGTAGCAGCGACTGTATTATTCCAGCTTATTCCTTGGTCATTAGGTTATGTCGATCGGATTAACGTGCTCGTAAGCCGAACATTGTTCTGGTATTTCGGTCACCCGCTCGTATATTTCTGGTTATTACCGGCATATATGATTTGGTATGCAATTATTCCAAAAATTATTGGTGGAAAAATGTTTTCAGACTCCCTTGCTCGTATGTCATTCATCTTATTCTTAATTTTCTCGATTCCTGTCGGTTTCCACCATCAACTTGTGGAACCTGGAATTGATCCAGCTTGGAAATACTTACAAGTTGTCTTAACGTTTATGGTCGTTATTCCATCATTAATGACTGCGTTCTCAATGTTCGCAACGTTTGAAATGTACGGTCGCTCAAAAGGAGCAACAGGATTATTCGGATGGTTACGAAAACTTCCTTGGGGTGATGCACGTTTCTTTGCGCCATTTGTCGGTATGTTGTTCTTTATCCCTGCTGGTGCTGGTGGTCTTGTCAACGCATCACACCAATTAAACCAAGTCGTCCATAATACGATTTGGGTAACTGGTCACTTCCACTTAACATTAGCGACAACAGTCGTATTGACATTCTTTGGGGGAGCTTATTGGCTTATCCCACACTTAACAGGACGCGTCATGACAAAAGCAATGAATCGTCTAGCAATTATCCAAACAATCGTTTGGTCCATCGGTATGATTTTCATGTCTAGTGCGATGCATTTTGCAGGGTTACTTGGTGCCCCACGCCGTTCAGCATTTTCAACATACGGCGATGCACCACAAGCATTAGAATGGATTCCTTATCAAATCGCTCAAGCGGTTGGTGGAACGATTTTATTCATCGGTATTATTCTCGTGCTCATTATCGTAACAAACTTAGCATTTTTCGCTCCAAAAGGTGAAACAGAGTTCCCTGTTGCAGAAGTAGCTGAGCAGGCTGAACGTACACCACTTGTGTTCGAAAACTGGAAATTGTGGATCGGTATTGCGGTTGTACTCATTTTAATCGCATATACAGTTCCATTTATCGATATGATCCAAAATGCACCTCCTGGATCAAAAGGGTTTAAACTTTGGTAAAAAAACCGGGCATTCGCCCGGTTTTTTTATAATCGATAAATATGTTTATATTTTTCTTCTAAGTAGTTGATTAAGTAGATTGGATTTAAACCTTCTCCAGTTACTTCATGTAAAATATCGAGCGGTTTTTTCGTTTTTCCGAATTGGTGAACATGCTTTGTAAGCCATTCTCGAATACGAACAAGTTCCCCATTTTCAAGCAACTGATGAAATGGCAGTTCT from Anoxybacillus gonensis includes these protein-coding regions:
- a CDS encoding b(o/a)3-type cytochrome-c oxidase subunit 1 yields the protein MMNGTWKVDARDGKLAMAHIYVAFVALALGGLAGLLQVLVRSGKFELPAGISYYTILTTHGVLLGLVLTTFFIIGFQFAAVSRTAGTLSDRVRFWGWIGFWLMTIGTAITAFYILIGEASVLYTFYAPLQAHAGFYIGLTLVVVGSWISGFAMFAHYAKWKKAHPGQVSPLLTFMSVVNMVLWLVCSLGVAATVLFQLIPWSLGYVDRINVLVSRTLFWYFGHPLVYFWLLPAYMIWYAIIPKIIGGKMFSDSLARMSFILFLIFSIPVGFHHQLVEPGIDPAWKYLQVVLTFMVVIPSLMTAFSMFATFEMYGRSKGATGLFGWLRKLPWGDARFFAPFVGMLFFIPAGAGGLVNASHQLNQVVHNTIWVTGHFHLTLATTVVLTFFGGAYWLIPHLTGRVMTKAMNRLAIIQTIVWSIGMIFMSSAMHFAGLLGAPRRSAFSTYGDAPQALEWIPYQIAQAVGGTILFIGIILVLIIVTNLAFFAPKGETEFPVAEVAEQAERTPLVFENWKLWIGIAVVLILIAYTVPFIDMIQNAPPGSKGFKLW